A part of Citrifermentans bremense genomic DNA contains:
- a CDS encoding tyrosine-type recombinase/integrase, translating into MPKRIVPLTDLQISRAKPKGKPTTLFDGGGLFVLISPAGGKLWRFKYRFAGKDKLLSLGSYPELSLAQARTKRTTLRNFLSEGIDPVEARKAEEADKIAQAGNTFETVARDWHARFHSQWSEKHAEQILRRLEQDVFPWIGARPIGEIKAPEMLTVLRRIEARSLETAFRVKIACGQVFRYAVAEGRADRDPVADLKGALPPVKNKNFAAPTDPKEVAPLLRAIDDFKGSYVVKCAMQLAPLLFVRPGELRHAEWSEIDLEAAEWNIPGAKMKMGHPHLVPLPQQAVEILRGLHQLTGHGKYVFPCTRSTQRCMSENSVNAGLRRLGFEKSEITGHGFRAMARTILDEVLQVRPELIEHQLAHQVKDPLGRAYNRTSHLAERRKMMQTWADYLDGLKTGAKVLPFKKATESGGA; encoded by the coding sequence ATGCCAAAGCGTATCGTACCTTTAACCGATCTGCAGATAAGCAGGGCGAAACCCAAAGGCAAACCGACCACCCTTTTCGATGGCGGGGGGCTCTTCGTCCTCATCAGCCCCGCCGGCGGCAAGCTGTGGCGGTTCAAATACCGGTTCGCCGGCAAGGACAAGCTACTCTCCCTGGGGAGCTACCCTGAGCTTTCCCTCGCGCAAGCGAGGACCAAGCGGACCACGCTTCGAAACTTTCTCTCCGAAGGGATCGATCCGGTCGAGGCGAGAAAGGCCGAGGAGGCGGATAAGATCGCCCAGGCCGGAAACACCTTCGAGACCGTGGCGCGGGACTGGCACGCACGGTTCCACTCCCAGTGGTCCGAAAAGCACGCCGAGCAGATATTGCGGCGCCTGGAGCAGGATGTCTTTCCCTGGATCGGGGCAAGGCCGATAGGCGAGATCAAGGCTCCCGAGATGCTGACCGTCCTGCGCCGGATCGAGGCGCGCTCGCTGGAAACCGCCTTCAGGGTCAAGATCGCCTGCGGCCAGGTCTTCCGCTACGCTGTCGCCGAGGGACGCGCCGACCGGGACCCGGTGGCCGACCTTAAAGGGGCGCTCCCTCCGGTGAAAAACAAGAACTTCGCCGCCCCGACGGACCCCAAGGAGGTGGCGCCGCTTCTGCGCGCAATAGACGATTTCAAGGGCTCCTACGTGGTGAAGTGCGCCATGCAGCTGGCCCCCTTGCTCTTCGTCCGCCCCGGGGAGTTGCGCCACGCCGAATGGTCCGAGATCGATCTCGAGGCCGCCGAGTGGAACATCCCCGGCGCGAAGATGAAGATGGGGCACCCCCATCTGGTTCCCCTGCCGCAACAGGCGGTCGAGATCCTGAGGGGGCTGCACCAGCTGACGGGTCACGGCAAGTACGTCTTTCCCTGCACGCGCTCGACGCAGCGTTGCATGTCCGAGAATTCGGTCAACGCCGGCCTGCGCCGCCTTGGTTTCGAGAAGTCCGAGATCACCGGGCACGGGTTCAGGGCCATGGCGCGTACCATCCTGGACGAGGTGCTGCAGGTCCGTCCCGAGTTGATCGAACACCAGCTCGCCCACCAGGTGAAAGACCCGCTAGGACGCGCCTACAACAGGACCAGCCATCTCGCAGAACGGCGCAAGATGATGCAGACCTGGGCCGACTACCTCGACGGGCTGAAAACCGGCGCGAAGGTGCTCCCCTTCAAAAAGGCAACCGAGAGCGGCGGAGCGTGA
- a CDS encoding DUF6290 family protein yields the protein MDRISLRLSEEEKELLRRQAEEAGVSVSELIRDRLFPRQLSGTPATFGQVSGLAEKVAMLSAAVEKLSEKAVNDDPGEPVSESKVEIRLEEIGVVLRGLSEHVAGLRETLSKRESSSAGWTSWLSRNR from the coding sequence ATGGACAGGATTTCGCTGCGACTTTCAGAGGAAGAAAAGGAGCTTTTGCGGCGCCAGGCCGAGGAGGCAGGAGTGAGCGTTTCCGAGCTGATCCGGGACCGGCTTTTCCCCCGGCAGCTCTCCGGGACACCTGCCACCTTCGGCCAAGTTTCAGGGCTCGCCGAGAAGGTCGCCATGCTTTCTGCAGCGGTGGAAAAGCTGTCCGAAAAGGCGGTAAATGATGATCCCGGCGAGCCGGTTTCGGAGTCGAAGGTGGAGATCCGCCTGGAGGAAATCGGGGTGGTGCTCAGGGGCCTGTCCGAGCATGTGGCCGGGCTCAGGGAGACTCTGTCAAAGCGGGAAAGCTCGTCTGCAGGTTGGACTTCCTGGCTCTCGCGAAACCGGTAG
- a CDS encoding 30S ribosomal protein S1 → MGEEKRTFKKKDMPIRRLHDNDEELDQAEMGGEFADLFQDSLRQPQSGEVVKAVVVQIEQDVVLVDVGYKSEGAIRIAEFIDENGELNVKVGDEVNVYFERGENIRGHMVLSKKKADSQVAWETIAAAGEGGVIEGKITGKVKGGMTVDVGVEAFLPASQVDLRPGGNMDRFVGQTYQFRILKLNRKRGNLVLSRRVLLEEEREKARTETLATLKEGDIADGVVKNIAEYGAFVDLGGVDGLLHVTDMSWGRLGHPSEMVKVGDTLKVMVLKYDREKGKISLGLKQTVPDPWLNVGDRYKEGERVRGKVVSLTDYGAFISLEDGIEGLVHVSEMSWTRRVRHPSEILKVGEEVEAVILGVDPGNRRISLGLKQTEINPWTVIGERYPVGTKIEGQIKNITDFGVFIGIEDGIDGLVHVSDISWTRRVKHPGEMFTKGQTVQAVVLNIDVENERLSLGIKQLAADPWEEIPRKYRPGSKVKGRVTSVTDFGIFVEIEEGIEGLIHVSEISYEKVASPKDFANVGDELEAVVLNVDMVEKKIALSIKALQTAMEKAEMASYMGSQGEATSSFGDLLKEKLKKSTEE, encoded by the coding sequence ATGGGTGAAGAAAAACGGACGTTCAAGAAAAAAGATATGCCTATCAGGCGGTTACACGATAATGACGAGGAGCTGGATCAGGCCGAAATGGGTGGTGAGTTTGCCGACCTTTTCCAGGACAGTCTGAGGCAGCCGCAGAGTGGCGAGGTAGTCAAGGCCGTCGTGGTTCAGATCGAGCAGGACGTGGTGCTGGTGGACGTCGGGTACAAGTCCGAAGGCGCAATCCGCATCGCCGAGTTCATCGACGAGAACGGCGAGCTGAACGTGAAGGTCGGTGACGAAGTGAACGTTTACTTCGAGCGCGGCGAGAACATCCGCGGCCACATGGTCCTCTCCAAGAAGAAAGCCGATTCCCAGGTTGCCTGGGAGACCATCGCCGCAGCCGGCGAGGGTGGCGTCATCGAAGGGAAGATCACCGGCAAGGTGAAAGGCGGCATGACCGTCGACGTCGGCGTCGAGGCATTCCTGCCGGCATCGCAGGTTGACCTGCGTCCCGGCGGCAACATGGACCGCTTCGTAGGCCAGACCTACCAGTTCAGGATCCTGAAGCTGAACAGGAAGCGCGGCAACCTGGTTCTTTCCCGTCGCGTGCTGCTCGAGGAGGAGCGCGAGAAGGCAAGGACCGAGACCCTGGCGACCCTGAAGGAAGGCGACATCGCCGACGGCGTGGTCAAGAACATCGCCGAGTACGGCGCATTCGTCGACCTGGGCGGCGTGGACGGCCTGCTGCACGTGACCGACATGTCCTGGGGCCGTCTTGGCCACCCCTCCGAGATGGTCAAAGTGGGCGACACCCTCAAGGTGATGGTCCTCAAGTACGACCGCGAGAAAGGGAAGATCTCCCTGGGCCTCAAGCAGACCGTGCCCGATCCCTGGCTCAACGTCGGCGACCGCTACAAGGAAGGCGAGAGGGTCCGCGGCAAAGTCGTGAGCCTGACCGATTACGGCGCATTCATCTCCCTGGAAGACGGCATCGAAGGCCTGGTGCACGTGTCCGAGATGTCCTGGACCAGGAGAGTGCGTCACCCGTCCGAAATCCTCAAGGTTGGTGAGGAAGTCGAAGCGGTCATCCTGGGCGTCGATCCGGGCAACCGCAGGATCTCCCTGGGCCTCAAGCAGACCGAGATCAACCCCTGGACCGTGATCGGGGAGCGTTACCCGGTCGGCACCAAGATCGAAGGGCAGATCAAGAACATCACCGACTTCGGCGTCTTCATCGGCATCGAAGACGGCATCGACGGCCTGGTGCATGTCTCCGACATCTCCTGGACCCGCCGCGTCAAGCATCCGGGCGAGATGTTCACCAAGGGGCAGACCGTGCAGGCAGTCGTTCTCAACATCGACGTCGAGAACGAGCGTCTCTCCCTGGGCATCAAGCAGCTGGCAGCCGATCCGTGGGAAGAGATCCCCAGGAAGTACCGTCCGGGCTCCAAGGTCAAAGGGCGCGTCACCTCCGTGACCGACTTCGGCATCTTCGTCGAGATCGAAGAAGGTATCGAGGGGCTGATCCACGTTTCCGAGATCTCCTACGAGAAGGTCGCTTCTCCGAAGGACTTCGCCAACGTGGGCGACGAGCTCGAAGCAGTAGTGCTGAACGTGGACATGGTCGAGAAGAAGATCGCCCTCTCCATCAAGGCGCTGCAGACCGCCATGGAGAAAGCGGAGATGGCCTCCTACATGGGGAGCCAGGGTGAGGCGACCTCCAGCTTCGGCGACCTGCTGAAAGAGAAGCTGAAGAAGAGCACCGAGGAATAG
- the cmk gene encoding (d)CMP kinase, which translates to MSAVRENGVIVAIDGPSGAGKSSLTKLLAKRLGYIHIDTGAMFRAVALSAKRAGIASDDDKGLAELCQGLEISFARDGETCRVLANGEDVSSEIRTEEIGLLTSTISARKPVRQALLEMQRRMGAKGGVILEGRDIGTVVFPDAEVKFFLSASAEERGRRRYLELAARGESATLEETIAKVIQRDRQDEGREHAPLKQAEDAVPIDSTSLSIEQVLELMERTVKERLAQGGKG; encoded by the coding sequence GTGAGCGCGGTAAGGGAAAACGGAGTAATCGTAGCCATCGACGGCCCGTCCGGGGCCGGCAAAAGCAGCCTCACCAAGCTTCTCGCCAAACGCCTGGGGTACATCCACATCGACACCGGCGCCATGTTCCGCGCCGTGGCCCTTTCTGCCAAGCGCGCCGGCATCGCCAGCGACGACGATAAAGGGCTGGCGGAGCTCTGCCAAGGCCTCGAGATCAGCTTTGCCCGCGACGGCGAGACCTGCCGGGTGCTCGCCAACGGCGAAGATGTTTCCAGCGAGATCAGGACCGAGGAGATCGGGCTTTTGACCTCGACCATCTCGGCGCGCAAGCCCGTGCGCCAGGCGCTTTTGGAAATGCAGCGCAGGATGGGCGCCAAGGGAGGGGTTATCCTGGAAGGGCGCGACATCGGCACCGTGGTCTTTCCCGACGCCGAGGTGAAGTTCTTTCTCTCCGCCAGCGCCGAGGAGCGCGGCCGTCGCCGCTACCTGGAGCTCGCCGCTCGCGGCGAGAGCGCGACTCTCGAAGAGACCATAGCCAAGGTGATCCAGCGCGACCGGCAGGACGAGGGGCGCGAGCACGCACCGCTCAAGCAGGCCGAAGACGCCGTCCCCATCGATTCCACCAGCCTCTCCATCGAGCAGGTGCTGGAACTGATGGAACGGACCGTGAAAGAACGCCTGGCCCAAGGGGGTAAGGGGTAA
- the pheA gene encoding prephenate dehydratase yields the protein MKEKQTLEKLRQEIDAVDDRILDLLNQRAKLVMEVGAVKTKSHSDFHVPSREREIYERLTAANPGPFPSDAVRGVFREIISASLALEKPLNVAFLGPSATFSHLAAMQHFGLSASLSPERSIPAVFEAVEKGEAYYGVVPVENTTEGMISHTLDMFMESELKINAEVLLEVSHFLLSRTGRFEDIKKVYSHPQPLAQCRKWLAENLPNVPLVDVASTTLAAQIVSEDYTAAAIASEYASSIYNLKVVKARIEDQVNNFTRFLVIGRKMADRSGDDKTSLMFSVRDEPGILHRMLEPFAQRGINLSKIESRPLKRKAWEYIFYLDLSGHISDPEVAEAVKELSGCCQFVKVLGSYPRARS from the coding sequence TTGAAAGAAAAGCAGACTCTGGAAAAACTCCGTCAGGAAATAGATGCCGTCGACGACCGCATCCTCGACCTTTTGAACCAGCGGGCCAAGCTCGTCATGGAGGTCGGCGCGGTCAAGACGAAAAGCCACAGCGATTTCCACGTCCCCAGCCGCGAGAGGGAGATCTACGAGCGCCTCACCGCAGCCAATCCCGGGCCTTTCCCGTCCGACGCGGTGCGGGGCGTCTTCCGCGAGATCATCTCCGCTTCGCTGGCGCTGGAAAAACCCCTGAACGTCGCCTTCCTGGGACCCAGCGCCACCTTCAGCCACCTGGCCGCCATGCAGCACTTCGGCCTCTCTGCCTCGCTCTCCCCGGAGCGCTCCATCCCCGCCGTATTCGAGGCGGTGGAGAAGGGGGAGGCGTATTACGGAGTGGTGCCGGTCGAGAACACGACCGAAGGGATGATCTCCCATACGCTCGACATGTTCATGGAGAGCGAACTGAAGATCAACGCCGAGGTGCTCCTGGAGGTTTCCCATTTCCTCCTCTCCCGCACCGGGCGCTTCGAGGACATAAAGAAGGTCTACTCGCACCCGCAGCCCCTGGCCCAGTGCCGCAAGTGGCTCGCCGAGAACCTCCCCAACGTGCCGTTGGTCGACGTCGCCTCGACTACCCTCGCCGCGCAGATCGTGTCCGAAGATTACACCGCCGCGGCCATCGCCAGCGAGTACGCCTCCTCCATCTATAACCTCAAGGTGGTCAAGGCCCGCATCGAGGACCAGGTGAACAACTTCACCCGCTTCCTGGTCATCGGCCGCAAGATGGCCGACCGCAGCGGAGACGACAAGACCTCGCTCATGTTCTCGGTCCGCGACGAGCCCGGCATCCTGCACCGGATGCTGGAGCCTTTCGCCCAGCGCGGCATCAACCTCTCCAAGATCGAGTCCCGCCCCCTGAAGCGCAAGGCGTGGGAATACATCTTCTACCTCGACCTCTCAGGCCACATCTCCGACCCGGAGGTAGCCGAGGCGGTCAAGGAACTTTCCGGCTGCTGCCAGTTCGTCAAGGTGCTTGGCTCCTATCCCCGGGCGCGTTCATGA
- a CDS encoding prephenate dehydrogenase — MLVFNRMAVIGVGLIGGSLARILREKGAVKEVVGIGRGEENLKRGVELGVLDRYTTNAKEGVAGADLVFVATPVCAIPKVVAEIAPFLAPGCIVTDGGSVKEFVVEACEQLMPEGTFFVGGHPIAGTEHSGVEASFSTLYQGKRCIVTPTANTDALALEKVVEIWKIAGSTVPLMDPVQHDRVVAAISHLPHMVAYSLVNAVDGYDRFGGDLLSFSAGGFRDFTRIASSDPVMWRDIALTNRDAILEMMDFFSGYLETLRGLVAEGDAEGLRSFFLNSKEKRDAIL; from the coding sequence ATGCTGGTATTCAATCGGATGGCCGTTATCGGCGTCGGGCTGATCGGGGGCTCGCTCGCCCGCATCCTGCGCGAGAAGGGTGCGGTAAAGGAAGTGGTCGGCATCGGCCGTGGCGAGGAAAACCTGAAGCGCGGCGTGGAGCTGGGTGTTTTGGACCGTTACACCACGAACGCCAAGGAAGGCGTCGCCGGAGCCGACCTGGTCTTCGTGGCGACGCCGGTCTGCGCCATCCCCAAGGTGGTGGCAGAAATCGCACCGTTTCTCGCGCCGGGCTGCATCGTGACCGACGGCGGGAGCGTCAAGGAATTCGTGGTCGAGGCTTGCGAGCAGCTCATGCCCGAGGGGACCTTCTTCGTAGGGGGACACCCCATCGCCGGGACCGAGCACTCCGGGGTCGAGGCATCCTTCTCGACGCTGTACCAGGGGAAGCGCTGCATCGTGACGCCGACCGCCAACACCGACGCCCTCGCGCTGGAGAAGGTGGTGGAGATCTGGAAGATCGCCGGCTCCACGGTTCCGCTCATGGACCCCGTCCAGCACGACCGCGTCGTGGCCGCGATCTCGCACCTGCCGCACATGGTCGCCTATTCGCTGGTCAACGCCGTCGACGGCTACGACCGCTTCGGGGGGGATCTCCTCTCCTTCTCCGCCGGCGGTTTCCGGGATTTCACCCGCATCGCCTCGTCCGACCCCGTCATGTGGCGCGACATCGCTCTCACCAACCGCGACGCCATCCTGGAGATGATGGATTTCTTCTCGGGATACCTGGAAACGCTGCGCGGCCTGGTCGCGGAGGGTGACGCCGAAGGGCTCCGCAGCTTCTTCCTCAACTCGAAAGAAAAGCGCGACGCTATTCTGTAA
- a CDS encoding helix-turn-helix transcriptional regulator, with protein sequence MNSRNELPGDGYVRLHQIIGQREITEEQAAANRKAGRGPRVARPAITPLFPISRAGWYAGIKKGIYPPPVKLSERIAAWPVDSIRALLDRHA encoded by the coding sequence ATGAACTCAAGAAATGAGCTGCCCGGCGACGGGTACGTGAGGCTCCACCAGATCATCGGACAAAGGGAAATAACCGAGGAGCAGGCTGCAGCGAACAGGAAGGCAGGCCGGGGGCCAAGAGTGGCGAGGCCTGCCATCACCCCGCTTTTTCCCATCAGTCGCGCCGGCTGGTATGCCGGCATCAAGAAGGGGATCTATCCACCACCGGTGAAGCTCTCGGAGCGGATAGCGGCCTGGCCTGTCGACTCCATCAGGGCTCTCCTCGACCGGCACGCGTAG
- a CDS encoding 4-hydroxy-3-methylbut-2-enyl diphosphate reductase → MEVILAKHAGFCFGVKRATQLAFEAADIGRETYTLGPIIHSPQVVQRLEEMGVIPVENVSEVESGGTIIIRSHGVAAEELEAAVRANLEVVDATCPFVKKAQEHVATLSKEGYDIVVVGDAVHPEVQGIVSYAAGRVYVVSSGKDVERLPRMSKIGIVAQTTQSFEHLQDVVTACLARGGETRVYNTICDATAVRQDEAKKLAGAVDCMVVIGGFNSANTKRLAQICRELLPRTHHVETACQIDAQWFEGVEKVGVTAGASTPKWIIDEVINRISAIDKDKIS, encoded by the coding sequence ATGGAAGTGATACTGGCAAAGCATGCCGGCTTTTGCTTCGGCGTGAAAAGGGCGACCCAGCTCGCGTTCGAAGCCGCCGACATCGGAAGGGAAACCTACACGCTCGGGCCCATCATCCATTCGCCGCAGGTAGTGCAAAGGCTCGAGGAGATGGGGGTGATCCCGGTCGAGAACGTGAGCGAGGTGGAGAGCGGCGGCACCATCATCATCCGCTCCCACGGTGTCGCTGCCGAGGAGCTGGAGGCCGCGGTACGTGCCAACCTCGAGGTGGTGGACGCCACCTGCCCCTTCGTGAAGAAAGCCCAGGAACATGTGGCGACCCTTTCCAAGGAGGGGTACGACATCGTCGTTGTGGGGGACGCGGTGCACCCCGAGGTGCAGGGGATCGTTTCCTACGCTGCAGGAAGGGTTTACGTGGTCAGCTCCGGAAAAGACGTGGAGCGCCTGCCGCGCATGTCGAAGATCGGCATCGTGGCGCAGACCACCCAGTCGTTCGAGCACCTGCAGGACGTCGTGACCGCCTGTCTTGCCAGGGGAGGGGAGACCCGGGTCTACAACACCATCTGCGACGCCACGGCCGTCAGGCAGGACGAGGCAAAGAAGCTTGCCGGCGCGGTGGACTGCATGGTGGTGATCGGCGGCTTCAACTCCGCCAACACAAAGAGGCTCGCCCAGATCTGCAGGGAGCTTCTGCCGCGCACCCACCACGTCGAGACCGCCTGCCAGATCGACGCGCAGTGGTTCGAGGGAGTCGAGAAGGTCGGAGTCACGGCCGGGGCCTCCACTCCGAAGTGGATCATCGACGAAGTGATCAATCGTATTTCGGCGATTGATAAAGATAAAATAAGTTGA
- the aroA gene encoding 3-phosphoshikimate 1-carboxyvinyltransferase gives MQSYTVQPAKSVRGEISVPGDKSISHRSIMFGSIASGVTKVTGFLRGEDALATLEAFRAMGVQIDDDGETVTIQGRGLHGLSEPTDVVDCGNSGTSMRLLTGLLAGQNFFSVLSGDKYLRARPMKRVVGPLAQMGARISGRAGGEKAPLAIQGSKLKGIDYDSPVSSAQVKSAIMLAGLYAGGETVVREPHLSRDHSERMLRAFGAHVETFPGGVKVRGGAELTGRDIVVPGDISSAAFFMVAALIVPGSDLLIRGVGINPTRTGIIDVLKGMGGDLELTNQRDESGEPVADIRVRHSKLTAMEISGEVVPRAIDEFPAICVAASLAQGTTVVRDAAELRVKETDRISAMADNLRRAGVEIVETPDGMKITGVAALKGCAADSFGDHRIAMSMMVAGLVAQGETSVSDTECIATSFPGFVSLLEGVAQR, from the coding sequence ATGCAAAGCTATACGGTTCAACCCGCAAAATCGGTACGGGGAGAAATCAGCGTCCCCGGCGACAAGTCGATATCGCACCGCTCCATCATGTTCGGCTCCATCGCCTCCGGCGTCACCAAGGTGACCGGCTTTCTGCGCGGCGAGGACGCCCTGGCCACCCTGGAAGCCTTCCGCGCCATGGGGGTGCAGATCGATGACGACGGGGAAACGGTCACCATCCAGGGGCGGGGGCTGCACGGCCTGAGCGAGCCCACCGACGTGGTCGACTGCGGCAACTCCGGGACCTCGATGCGCCTTTTGACCGGCCTGCTCGCCGGGCAGAACTTCTTCTCGGTCCTTTCCGGGGACAAGTACCTGCGCGCCCGCCCCATGAAGCGCGTTGTGGGACCCCTGGCCCAGATGGGCGCCCGCATCTCGGGGCGCGCCGGTGGTGAGAAGGCCCCGCTGGCGATCCAGGGTTCTAAGCTCAAAGGAATCGACTACGACTCCCCCGTTTCCAGCGCCCAGGTCAAGTCCGCCATCATGCTGGCAGGGCTTTACGCCGGCGGGGAGACGGTGGTGCGCGAGCCGCATCTCTCCCGCGACCACTCCGAACGTATGCTGCGCGCTTTCGGCGCACACGTAGAGACCTTCCCCGGCGGCGTCAAGGTGCGCGGCGGGGCGGAGCTTACCGGACGCGACATAGTTGTCCCGGGCGACATCTCCTCGGCCGCCTTCTTCATGGTCGCGGCCCTCATCGTACCCGGCTCCGATCTCTTGATCCGCGGCGTCGGCATCAACCCGACCCGCACCGGCATCATCGACGTGCTCAAGGGGATGGGGGGAGACCTGGAACTTACGAACCAGCGCGACGAATCGGGTGAGCCGGTCGCCGACATCAGGGTGCGCCACTCGAAACTGACCGCTATGGAGATCTCCGGGGAGGTGGTGCCGCGCGCCATCGACGAGTTCCCCGCCATCTGCGTCGCCGCTTCGCTGGCGCAAGGGACCACCGTCGTGCGCGACGCCGCGGAACTCCGGGTCAAGGAAACCGACCGCATCTCCGCCATGGCCGACAACTTGAGGCGCGCCGGCGTCGAGATCGTCGAGACTCCGGACGGCATGAAGATCACCGGCGTTGCCGCCTTGAAGGGATGTGCCGCCGACAGCTTCGGCGATCACAGGATCGCCATGTCCATGATGGTCGCAGGCTTGGTCGCCCAGGGCGAGACCAGCGTATCGGACACCGAGTGCATCGCGACCTCGTTCCCCGGCTTCGTAAGCCTCCTCGAGGGGGTGGCGCAGCGGTGA
- a CDS encoding integration host factor subunit beta: MTKSELIDKLVEVRGVLTRKDSEAVVSMVFDAMSEALTSGDKVEIRGFGSFTIRDREPREARNPKSGEIVSIPSKKTPFFKTGKDLRERVNNL; this comes from the coding sequence ATGACTAAGAGCGAACTGATCGACAAGCTGGTTGAAGTACGTGGCGTGCTGACCCGCAAGGACTCCGAGGCCGTCGTTTCCATGGTGTTCGACGCCATGAGCGAGGCGCTCACCAGCGGAGACAAGGTAGAGATCCGCGGTTTTGGGAGCTTCACCATCAGGGATCGCGAGCCGCGTGAGGCAAGGAACCCGAAGAGCGGCGAGATCGTCAGCATCCCGTCCAAGAAGACCCCGTTTTTCAAGACCGGCAAGGATCTTAGGGAGCGGGTGAACAACCTGTAG